The genomic stretch GGGAAGCGGTGAAGCGGCTTCGCACGGGCGGCACGACTGTCCTGCTCGTCACCCACGAACTTGGCGAGGCCGAGGAACTGTGTGAACGCGTCGTCGCGATGCGTGATGGAACCGTCCTCGCCGAGGGCTCGCCGGCTGACCTCCTAGCCCGGTTCTCCGATGCCGCGACCGTGTCGTTCACGTGGCGTCGCGATGGCGACACTGCGCTCGCTCGAGATCTGAACGACCTCAACGGTCTTCCAGGTCTCAGCGGTGTGCGCCGCGAGGATGACCGCATCTTCCTGCGCGGTGACGCAGAACTCGTCGCTCATGCGGGTGCGTGGCTCGTCGCGACCGGGGCACAGATCCCGCACGACCTGCGCGTAGATCGGCCCGGCCTGGAGGACGCCTTACTGACACTGCTCGACCAGCCAGCCCACACCGACTTGCAGGGAGCCGCGTGATGACTACCGCCACACCCCTCGCCGACGCCCCGGCGACGTACGAACCCGGATCGTCGACCACCGACGCGAACTCGATCAAGACCCGCCCGGCGACGCTCCGGATGCTCGGCGCCGAACTCCGGCTGCTGCTGCGCGATCCAGTCACAACGACTTTCGTCGTTGCGTTCCCCATCATCGCGATGCTGATCATCGGCGGCGTGTTCGGAACACAGCCCAACGAAGTATTCCCAGTGAACCCGTCGCACTGGTACGTCGCGTCGTACTTCACCACCGTGATCGGCGCGACCGGGCTGATCATGCTCCCGGTACATATCGCGTCTTATCGCGAGCGTGGGGTGTTACGGCGGTTCGCGGCCGCCGGATTCCCCCGGTGGTCATTCGCGCTGGCGCAACTGGTGGTCGGCCTGATTACCGTCGCCGTCGCGGGTGCCCTGCTGCTCGCGGTGGCCGCGCCCGTCTACGGAATCCCGGAGGTCGATGACCTCGGCCGGGTGATCCTGGCAGCCACGCTGGGCGCGATCGCATTCATCGCCATCGGCGTCCTGCTCGGCACGGTGCTACCCACCGCTCGGTCTGCCCAAGCTGTCGGTTTGCTGCTGTTCTTCCCCTCCTTCCTGCTCGGCGTCGGCGGACCGCCGCCGGCCGTAATGGGTGATGCGCTCGGGACCATTTCCGAATGGCTGCCGCTGGGGCTCGTGACCCAGGCCGTTCGCGAACCGTGGCTCGGGATCGGGTCGGCCAACACAGCTCTGGTGGTCACAGCTGTGCTCGCCATCGTCGGCGTGCTGCTTGCGGGACGGCGGACCGCGCTGTGAGGATCGACGTGTGAACAGATTGACGCGCACGGCGCGACTGGTCGGCCCGGCTGCAGTCGCGCTGTTCGCGATCATCGGGGCGTTGATGTCGCGACAACAACCGATCATCGCGTGGGGCTGCGCGGCAGTAGCTATTATGTCCGCTGCTGCCATCGCCGCTGCGGGACTGACGCATTGGCGACTGGCTGGCGCGCTCATCGTGCCGGTCGCCGCCCTGACAGTTCAGGGGTTCGGGCAGGCATCGACGCTGTCCTGGATGGCATTCTGCGTGATGGCGATGTGGATCGGGCTCAGTGCCGCACCGCGTCCGGCTGTGGCCCTGACCGCCCTGATGGTCGCGATCGTCGCGTGGATGTTCCTGCGACAAGTTCGCGAGCCCGGCTGGGCCGCGTGGAGCATCGGGACGATCATCTCGGTCGTCGCGTGCATCATGGCTCGCGCGCTCAACCTGACGAATGAGGCATTGCGAAACGCGCAGGGTGAACTCGCGCAGCGCTCACGGGAAGAAGAACGTGTCCGCCTCGCCGCTGAGGTCCACGACGTGATCGGGCACGGATTGACTGTGACGCTGCTGCACATTTCTTCTGCCCGTCTCGCGCTCGACGAGGGTCGGGACGCCGCGGACCGTGAGCTTGCCGAGGCTGAGCGGCTCACACGCTCGAGTCTCGATGAGGTCCGGGCAACGGTCGGTCTATGGCGCGATAAGCAGGACGCGTCTCCGCTGCCGGACGCCGGGCGGATCACCGAGCTGGTGAAGACGTTCCGACTCGCCGGGATGCGGGTTGAACTATTTATGACCGGCGGGGTCGATGACGTTGGCGGAGCGCGCGGGCTGGCCGCGTACCGTGTCATTCAGGAATCGCTGACGAACGCAGCCAGGCACGCGCCGAACGCTGCGGTGACAGTGCGAGTCGACGTGGCAGACGGCAATGTGGACGTATGTGTAGACAGCGACGGGACGCCGGGGCCGAACTCCCCTGGCAGCGGAATCCGCGGCATGTCCGAGCGGGTGCAGGCACTCGGTGGGACTTTCAGCGCCGGGCCGCATGAGGGCGGATGGCGGGTCGCCGCCGTGCTCCCACGATGACGAAGCGAAGGGGTTCGGTATGAACACGTGGAGTGGCGGTCCGTCAAGCGGCGCCGACTCCGGCAATGGGCCGACCGAGCAGGTGCGGGTGCTCTTAGTTGACGACCAGGAGTTGATTCGCACCGGCCTACGCGGCATCCTGCGTCCGCGCTTCGGCTTCGACATCGTGGCCGAGCTAGATAACGGCAGCACGATCGCCGAGTCGATCGCCAAACACCAGCCGGACGTCGTACTGATGGACGTGAGGATGCCGGGCGTCGATGGCGTGAGCGCGACCCGAATCGTACGCGAGTTGGACGATGGCCCACCCGTGCTCATCCTGACCACGTTCGACGACGAGGAAGTGCTGGCGGGCGCGCTACGTGCCGGCGCGGCAGGGTTTCTGCTAAAGGGAGTGCCGGCAGTCGACCTGCAGCGCGCCGTACGCACCGTCGCGCGCGGGGACAGTTGGCTCGATCCCGCCGTCACCGCGCGGGTCTTGGAAGGCTACCGCCGAGACGAGTCGGCCGGTCCGGCCCCCAGCACCGAGATCGAGGAACTCACTCCTCGCGAGCGTGAGGTGCTCGCGCTGATCGGGGAGGGACTCAGTAACTCCGAGATCGCTGAGCGGCTGTTCGTGGGAGAGGGCACCATCAAGACGCACGTTGCACACATTTTCACCAAACTCGAGGTGCGCGACCGGGCAGCAGCGGTCGTTTTCGCCTTCGACCACGACCTGGTCCGGCCACGCCGACGATAGGACCAAACAGCCAGCCAAGACCGACTCCCCTGGTCGTCGTCGGCAGGTGCCGCCCTGGGCCTGCGTCTACTGATTACCTGGGAGATCAGCGCGAATGATCGCCGCCTCGGCGTATTCGTGCGCCTGATGCGTGACATCAATCGTGATGTTCTCAAAACCAGCCTCGGCTAGATACTGCTCGAACTGGCGACGGGTGAGCGCGCCGGCGATACAACCGGTCCATTCCTGCATATCCGCACGCACATGCTCGGGCATATCCTCGGAGGCAATCACATCGCTGAATGCGATCCGCCCGCCGGGTTTGAGCACACGGGCAGCCTCGCGCAGCACCAATCGCTTATCGGCGGCGAGGTTGATCACGCAGTTCGACAACGCAATGTCAATGCTGTCGTCGGGTAGTGGAATGTCTTCGAGGTACCCCTTGAGGAACTCCACGTTGGTGGCACCGGCGGCTAACGCGTTGGCCCGCGCAGCCTCGAGCATCTCGTCAGTCATGTCCAGCCCGTACACCTTGCCGGTCTTACCCACCCGGCGTGCGGAGATGAGCGCGTCTCCCCCGGCCCCTGAGCCTAGATCCAGGACGATCTCGCCCTCGGCGAGCGCAGCGACCTGGGTCGGCACGCCGCAACCTAATGAGCCCGCGACTGCTTCGGGTAGATCGTCCATGCCCTCATACAGCGACGCACCGAACACGCCAGCACGTTCGAGGTCCTCGACTGAGGGTCCGCAGCAGGACTGCCTTTGGTTGGCGGCTGCGGCATAGCGGCTGCGCACGGTCTCGCGGATATCGCTCATGGCAGTAACTCCTTCAACAATTGGTGTACTCGCATCTTGATCTCATCGCGGATGGGGCGCACCGCTTCGACGCTCAACCCTGCAGGGTCGGGCAACGCCCAGTCCAGATACCGCTTTCCAGGAAAGATCGGGCATGCGTCTCCGCAGCCCATCGTGATCACGACGTCCGACGCGCGGATCGCCCGGTCGCTAAGCAGGGTGGGTGCTTGGTCGGTGATATCGATCCCGACCTCGGCCATTGCTTCACGTGCCGCGGGATTGATCTCGTCCGCCGGGATGGATCCAGCAGAATAGACGTCGACGCGACCGCTCGCGAAGTGACGCAGCCAGCCCGCGGCCATCTGGGAGCGCCCGGCGTTATGCACGCACACAAACAGCACAGCGGGATTCTTACGTTGTGTACTCGTCATGATCGCCTCTTCTCAATCGCCAATTCGCCCGCGGACCTCGCGAGCACGCGCTTG from Cumulibacter soli encodes the following:
- a CDS encoding ABC transporter permease, with the translated sequence MTTATPLADAPATYEPGSSTTDANSIKTRPATLRMLGAELRLLLRDPVTTTFVVAFPIIAMLIIGGVFGTQPNEVFPVNPSHWYVASYFTTVIGATGLIMLPVHIASYRERGVLRRFAAAGFPRWSFALAQLVVGLITVAVAGALLLAVAAPVYGIPEVDDLGRVILAATLGAIAFIAIGVLLGTVLPTARSAQAVGLLLFFPSFLLGVGGPPPAVMGDALGTISEWLPLGLVTQAVREPWLGIGSANTALVVTAVLAIVGVLLAGRRTAL
- a CDS encoding sensor histidine kinase, translated to MNRLTRTARLVGPAAVALFAIIGALMSRQQPIIAWGCAAVAIMSAAAIAAAGLTHWRLAGALIVPVAALTVQGFGQASTLSWMAFCVMAMWIGLSAAPRPAVALTALMVAIVAWMFLRQVREPGWAAWSIGTIISVVACIMARALNLTNEALRNAQGELAQRSREEERVRLAAEVHDVIGHGLTVTLLHISSARLALDEGRDAADRELAEAERLTRSSLDEVRATVGLWRDKQDASPLPDAGRITELVKTFRLAGMRVELFMTGGVDDVGGARGLAAYRVIQESLTNAARHAPNAAVTVRVDVADGNVDVCVDSDGTPGPNSPGSGIRGMSERVQALGGTFSAGPHEGGWRVAAVLPR
- a CDS encoding response regulator transcription factor, which gives rise to MNTWSGGPSSGADSGNGPTEQVRVLLVDDQELIRTGLRGILRPRFGFDIVAELDNGSTIAESIAKHQPDVVLMDVRMPGVDGVSATRIVRELDDGPPVLILTTFDDEEVLAGALRAGAAGFLLKGVPAVDLQRAVRTVARGDSWLDPAVTARVLEGYRRDESAGPAPSTEIEELTPREREVLALIGEGLSNSEIAERLFVGEGTIKTHVAHIFTKLEVRDRAAAVVFAFDHDLVRPRRR
- the arsM gene encoding arsenite methyltransferase: MSDIRETVRSRYAAAANQRQSCCGPSVEDLERAGVFGASLYEGMDDLPEAVAGSLGCGVPTQVAALAEGEIVLDLGSGAGGDALISARRVGKTGKVYGLDMTDEMLEAARANALAAGATNVEFLKGYLEDIPLPDDSIDIALSNCVINLAADKRLVLREAARVLKPGGRIAFSDVIASEDMPEHVRADMQEWTGCIAGALTRRQFEQYLAEAGFENITIDVTHQAHEYAEAAIIRADLPGNQ
- a CDS encoding arsenate reductase ArsC; amino-acid sequence: MTSTQRKNPAVLFVCVHNAGRSQMAAGWLRHFASGRVDVYSAGSIPADEINPAAREAMAEVGIDITDQAPTLLSDRAIRASDVVITMGCGDACPIFPGKRYLDWALPDPAGLSVEAVRPIRDEIKMRVHQLLKELLP